TGCTAACTTCATTCTCGATTACAGGGCAGAGAGGAGCTTTTGTGTAAATGCCCTCGATTTATTCGAAGGGTTTCTCTTGTCGTCAAGCCGtggcaatttttcttttgaagcgATATCCACTCTTCTTCATGGCCTATTGCTTCCTAGAACTCCTCTGAGACCTGCTAGAATCTACTACACCGTTGAGCCGAGCTATATTGTTACGACACGAAGAAGACAATTGGAGCTATCGGGTAATATATATTTTCTTGATAAACTTTGAATGAATACCGTTATATATTACATGATACGATAGAATAACTGATCACTGTACTATTAATGCTATTCGTAAATGAAATGTTACAACTTGAAATGATTGAAATTCCAAAATCTAGTTATTCCGTCAAATTTGAGGATTTAGACTTGGACAATCTCGACTACATGGAACTTTCGGTAGTTTCGATTGACAAAGAGATTCAAATGCCTGCAGGAGACGTTCGGTCAGTTCCCAAAATATCAGCACATTTGGATTTTCCAGCTCAAATTATGCGAACAAAAAGACCCATTGACAAGATCTATTTTATCCCTTTTCTGATCTAGTATGTTCTATCGTTACGAAGCTAACTTTTTGTGGATCATCTGAAGCATATCCTCTTTTCCTTTAGGAGTGCCATATTTTGCTCTGTATGTTTCTAAGAGAGCCataaaagagaacaaaataagacacatcttattttttattctttagttATTTTACTCCTTTCATGGAGAAATTATTTGCTACTTCAGCTTTTCTACAATAAATTCAACATATTTCAAAGCTATCGAAGTTGGTTCTCCTTATGCATAAGTCGTTTTCTagacttttttaaatataaatttctTAGTTTCTACTTGTCATAGGCCAGTATATCGTTCATCAAATAGCACTTTGCGATTGACTGTTGTTGATTCCTCTCTTCCAACTTATTTCTCCATTTATCTGGGTTATGATTGTCTTCCTGTAGAGCAATATGTTTCCAGCAACCCATGGTCGTCGTTATCCATCTGCAAAGCAAGCCTTCAACTTCATTTTTCCACGCCGATGCTGTTCAGCTACGGTATGTGGCGTCGCTTGGAACGACATTTAGCTAGACCAGCTGCTGTGAAAGAAAACGTTAATCTATACCGATACATGAGCGGTTTCAAATTCGAGGTGAGTTTTCGACGAAGCTCTATTGTTGCTTCGTGTTATCTTTATGTTTCCTATTTCTGATGGATATCGCTTAGGAGCCAGAGCTTGTGATGCGCACATGTTTACCAGAACCGCATCTTCAGCACTGGTACACAGTAAATACAACTTCACTCCTAGACGAGAAGGACTGCGTGATTTCTGACATTTGCATTGGAAACGGAGCGGATTTGGCGGAGGCATGAGTGATAAATGTCTCTTCCAATTGAATTCCCTTCCTTTTAGTAGTTGTTTAAGGTTGTATCCATCGTAAGAGCTCAAGCTATTCATAATAGCCTGTGGGAGTCTCTCCTTGCTATGAGTACCGGGAAATGGAAGAAAGGTCTGGCACATGTTGACATTCGAATAGTTCCCTCTCCAGCTCGTTTTGAACTATCGTTGTGTGCGGAAAGCAAGATGTACCTAAGTAAGTTACATCCATCTTTCCTGTTAGAAAATAATCCTGTGATTGGAAGTATGTTTAAGTTCGTATCGAGCTGACTCGTGAATTCGAATGGATCGGTACCGTGGAGGATTCGGATGGCGAAAAAGTTAACGTCGAGTTGGACTCTTTGCTCACTACTAGGATTAATACgtgagttctttcttttttttttcaaaagatttttctttgtaattctCCTAAGAAACTTTTGTCCTATCTCGTTTGTCTCGTTGTAAAATGCAAAAGATTGGCGAATGCTGACACAGCAATAATTCTATTGAGAACAAACATTCAATCACTCTAATGAAGTTATTATTCCTGTAGAAATTTTCGTTCGTAATTCTCTACTTCGACAGTACATGAAGCAGAGTTTTGGTTTTTGCTTCTTGCATCATCAATTGCGGTCAAACCTACGATCACGTCTAATTTTAGATAGCAAATACTTTGAGAATTATTGATACTGTTCAGTCGAATATAAATCACAATCGCTTCAATCCTCAAGTTTAGCTCGTATATGGTATCTGATGCATCGCTATTTGCTACACTTGTATGCTGATCATTGCTTGCACAAAATACCCTTATTCtgtgcactttttcttcttttaatacTTTGCATTAGTGTGACTCATTTGACGCTTATTCAGTTTTCAGAAATACGATTATTTCAGAACTCGTTCAATACCTGTCGCTTTGGTTCGCGTCTTCAAGGAACTCGGATGTCAAGGTGTTGGTGGTGACGCAGAGAACAGCTCAAACACAGTGGAAGTTGACAACGAGACAAACATTGTATCAAATATGGATAAAGTTGGCACTGCGTGGTTGCCAATGTTGAACAGCAGGAAACAACAGAAACAGCGTCGACCATCTTCACCTGAATTCACCTACGAGGTGCATTCAGTGCCGATGGCAACGCGAGGCGGACTTCTAGCGTCCTACAAAGAAATCACGTGCGAGTCTGGCACTCGTCTTGCTGCGATCGCTCGAGCAGAGGCGCGCACACAACGAGTGCAGTCTGATACCGCTCTAGCAATTTCAGACCTGGTACGAGTTTTAAGATGGAAGTTGGTGGTAAAACCTAGATCATCGAGGTGATCACTGTTATGTGTCGttgaaattcatttcttttgagaGACTTCTGCCATATGctatagaagaaaagaatatccTTAAGGATAACGTTTTAGTTCTACCTGTAATAGGATAAGAGTACGCTGTTGATGTGGAGGTAGCTGTTGGTTTTCCTGGCTCAGCTAGTAAGATCTCGTGAATGACAAATGCAGTGATCCTCGATGATTTGAAATTTACCAATATACACTGGACTACGGTCACCGTTATTGCTAGACTGTTTTCGGCATCATAATTGAAGCAATTCGTAATCATAACTaacaataaaacaattaaTGCTGTAAAATTCCCGAAAGAACATCTAGAAATGACGGTTGACGTTGAAGTGCTCTATGCATTGTAGTGCTGGGCTGGTCGAGATTGAAATCATATGTCTTACAGGAAGCAATATGCCAATTGGCTGACTTTGAGGATGACGACAGCAAGACATCAACACCGTCGCTAACGGCCAGACCCTCGACCAGCCCAGCACCACGACCACCTGGTTGCATAGGTGGTAGCAGTGTTCTCGGCCCTGGTAGCGGTGTCCCACAGCTTAGCCCACTAGAGACGGCTCGATTGAACATGAAGGTGAGTGGACATCTATAGTGGCAgttgaaatataaatataaatgtctATAGTGGTGTGGGATAGTTGAAGTAATGGAATGAGAATTTTATAGGTGAACAATTTGGATTTAATACATTGTCTTGGAACTaatctaatgaaaaaaaaaacaacaaaataatgcGAATGAAACTACGATACGAGAAAGGGAGAAAAGATTGAGGAcggtttagaaaaaagaaactgcagATATTACACACCTAGCTGAATGTAATTGAGAATTCATGCAACCAAGAATTATGTTACTTCTAAAATATCTTTACGAGAGTACCCTTGAAGATTCCGAGAGGGCTTTAACTGTAGAaatgcttcttttttattattaccttTGAGTTAGTCCCATCTTTTGAATCATCATAGTTCAAAAACGATATTTTTGTCACGATTGAAAAGACGAATAGATTTTGAAGAGAGAATGGCggggttcgttttttttttttcttgtcgaaATATTCACTGATGTAGTCACGGTGTTTATCATCGTGGCTCTCACAAGGATCCAAAACTTTAGTGGAACAATCAATATGGCATTTATCATATCAACGAAGACGAGCCTATACTGTTTGTTGTCCATATTtgcgagaaaaatgaaataagctTGTGAGAAACATATTCACATTCTCTGTATATTTATCAGATTACGAGGctttttctgaagaataaGGAACAACTACACTGGCATTAAGATGGTAGTgtaatattacaaaaaaaacttgttcttCGCAGAAGTTCTTTGTTACAACTTGTTACATGAAATTGACATAATTTtcgttcattaaaaaaatctgcaccCATCGTCTATAGATTTAAGCCAGTCCACTCATAAGTGTTTTAAAAATCATGTATAATTGCATGACCTTCTTTACTTTAATGAGAACACTAACTTATGGATGAGTTTAGGTTAAATACTTTGTGGAATGTTTATTCGCCTAATTATCACTTTAATTGCTAGCTTTTGCCTCGAATTAGAAACTCAGGATTTCCTTCGACAGATAGTTTTTCCCGTTAGGAAATTCTCCATTGATGTCACATTTCACCTCGCAATAATGCTAGCTTTAGCACACTGTCAGTGCTGCAGCAGCAGTCGGTTTGGCATCTGCGTCCACGGACGTTTTCGAGTTCGCCGATGATCGTTCAGTTGGAAGCAGTTCGGCTTATCCGTCGCCTTCTCCTCAGTATACCCCGTTTGCATATGGTGCTGTGGGGAGCCCCCTTTCCGGACAATCCATCAGGGGAGGTGAGTgactttttaaatgtttttttccttttttttcaaagattcttTTCGTTTTATAGATCGTAGAAATACGAGAACAGCTCCTGAACAGCAATGTTTTATCAGTCGTTAACAGCTTTCGCAGATTACGCTTTCCACGACATTTTCAGCTCCGACTAAGCGTCGTCCAAGGGCTCGTAAATCAGCTAATATGGGTGATCGAGTTGGTGAAATGTCGTCTCCGACCGTGAAAGATCCTACAATAACAGGTCTCGGAACTCGAAAACCAAGAGGTAATTGATTTTTActtactttcattttctagtTCGTAATTTCTAAGCTTGttcattttccttcatttttcccatACACAAGGGAAACGACTATAGTGATTGTTCATAAATGCATAATTATCTTGTAAATATTTTAATCACTCTGTGACTTCGACACTCTCTTCatccatgtttttctttcctctttcaaTCCCATTTTCTTCCGCTATTATCCGAGGTGCTactactttaaaggcatcaccccatctggtggtgctgatttcgggtggagtattcgtatacgggatggaagactacggagaggggggtgataccgtccatttcttcctaattgtcgtaaaaaacggcccggaagatacggcttcaggcgttttggcgcactattttctacagggagttcgactggagcgcgccaaccttgtgcggcgccgcatcttctgggccgttttttacgacaattaggaagaaatggacggtatcacccccctctccgtagtcttccatcccgtatacgaatactccacccgaaatcagcaccacctcagattcgtggagtgcgtgactttattttattgattttatttttatcgtaCTATTACGCTCCCCAGTACTTCTAATCGTGATGCGTTTCGTAGACGAAGGCAGCTATAATCTATTTGCTTGGaccggtgtttttttttccagatttttatATCATAGCGCCTACAGAGTTTTCTGATTCTAAGATTATCCATATATAAGACTATTTTATTGCGTTTTTAGTCAAACAACCCCCTCCTTCGACATTAAATGTGACTGGTATTAATTGCATTTGATTAGTTCACGACGGTAATGTGATTAATTACATTACATTGCTACACAACTAAGTAGCAATCtgtgatatttttcttttagggCAAAACGAGGAATAGGTGTCCTTGTTTACATCCAACTCCTTTTCTAATATGATAGCTTAACTTATTGAAGTCAAATCTGTAAAGTCATATGAATCCGGATCTCCTTCTTCTGCGTGTACTGGCGATAGAAGAACGCTGCTTAGAAACGGATTATCTgtaaataacaagaaaaagttgTGGTTGCAGGCAAAACAGGGGTTCGTCGTCCACGTGGTTCTCGAAGAGGAGCTCTAGCAATGACACATGCCGAATTAGAAATGCAACAACGAATGATTCCACCATTGCAGCGATCGTATAGTGATTTCGAACCAATGACCAGTACGGGTAAGCTTCTTGCTGTACTTTGATTAGTCTCTATTCCAGGTTTATGTTTCCAGGATTAGTTGGAACACCTTCATCACCATATGTGGACACCGAATCGGATGATGAATGTgatccgccaccaccaccaaagACGTTGACGATGTTCCCGTCACCAGCAGCAGGTCAACTTACAGCTGCCTCTTCGGCGGTTAATAGCCCCTCGCATGTAGGTTTATTCACATAGGAAATGGATAATTTTGCTTTGATTCTTAGGATGTCGCGTGGATTTCGACGACATTGGTGCCCCTGCCCTCTAGTGTTGTCCAAGTCCACAAAAAGTAGTTTTCTTTCGCAGCTACTCAGAGCAAACTGCTCCGATTTATCATCTCTGTGTCTAGATGCgatgtttttactttttttttactttacttaaaTTCACGAACTATCGTATTACCATCGAGCTCTGTTCTGGTCACAGCAATAATCTGCAAGAATGATCAGAATTCCCATGTTAATTATGAGATTCTCTTAGAGAGTGTTTGAGATTCTAAAAGTATAGTTcatatttcttgaagaaattccTTTCATGGATAGTCATTTTAACAAGCATTTCAACTACTAACAGGGGAATTCAGTTTGCACAAGTGTAAAGTGTTGTTTCAGTCGATGAGTCCCTTGTATACGTCCGCCAGCACTCCATCCACTACTGCCGTCCATCCTCCCCCTTCACCGTTAGCAGCAGCGTCGCCGTCAGTTAGTCAGCCAGCTCCACTCCCCTCACCTCGTGCGAATCAACAAAGGAAAAGCCTTGATGTAGTAGTAGGAAAACTAAAAACTCCATCGGCACCACAATCAACTCCTCCTGCAAAAAGAAGCGTATTCAGGTGCGTGGAATTTGGTATTCAGCGTTATTTGttagtattttgtttttataaattCATCACCAAATATTCCAGTGATCTCTATGACGACGGCACGGAATCGCCTCCACCGGCTGAGGAACGCATCTCGGCCGCGTCAGCAGTACCGTCGACCACATTTCCAAACACGACTATAAATGCGTCTCCAATCCCACCTCTGACCGTCACCGCTCCGGTGAGatcatatttcaaatttcatttttaagtaTTAGGTCTCCCCGCTGTTTGTGCAGCAGAACAAATTGACAAGTGATTGTGCGTGTATACACGTTTGTCTTAATTTAAATATACTACACACACTTCTGTTGTAAACAAGAGCATTCTCGTTTAAAGTTTCACTCTTTATTCGTCTAATTGGGGAGAAAAACTGTTTGTTCATTCGTTCTTGGGAAATCGGTCCACAAAAACCGCTATTTAACATCTGGTTGTTTTCATCAATGTACAGTCACTGCCCCGCTACCACCTGCGTCGATGTCCGTTTTTCATAGTATTTCATAGTTCTGCATTCTGTAATTATTGCAAATAGTTTATTTACGGGTCTTAACTATCCCTTTGTAGGCGGGCACATCATCTCCAAGGGTTTCTGAACCGCTACGAGACCCGTCAGCATCTAATGACAGCTCTCAAAATACAACACCAACAGTGAAGATCGAAGGCGCAAGCAAACTGATTTTGAAGGTTTGATTGATAGTACAACGCTTACGAAGTAGAATCTTTCGAGGATGATCACCACTATTTCGTTCTATGGTCACACTACCGTAATTTTTCAGATTCCGAAAGTACCATCAAGGTCATCACCTTCTGTAGAAACTCAAAAAACGAAGTCAGTTCCCATGCAGGCGATGCCAAAACTCGAAaagcaggaaaagaaaagagataaagagaagaaggaagggCATAAGGTGAGCGGTTTATCTGCGATAATTATTTcccatttgaaaattttgtttaagtttcaataatttcttACTTCTACTTTATCCTTCAATAATTTCTTAGAGAATTCCGATTTAATTGATAGTCTGACAGAGCTACTGAAAATGAAGGCAGATAAGTAATTTATTCCTCAccatgcttatttttttttctacaggaaagaaataaggagaaaACCGATGAAGctagaagacaaaaaagaaaagctgaaggaaaggaaaaagaccGTGAACACAAGAGACATAAGGTTGGTGATCGCGGAAATTCCCGCTAATATTTTGGggttcattcaaaattttctctttcgcATTACTTCTAACCATTAGGTTTCTGTTTTGCGGATAGTGCTACAAAATATACAAGGGTACTTTTGTGAATAGGGGCGAGAGGAACGATGAATAGACACTGCACCGCGTGACTCAGTGTCATGTGACATATGAGAAGTGGGATATTTGCTtagtaattaggaagaaatcgtcTGACGTCGTTTTAAACCCTTTGATAGTTGAtaattagttttcttttgcttaATTTGTAGTTCAGTAGCGTCTATTATCTTGCAGACTGCTGTATCGTCGTCGCAGTTTGACTCGTCCGGTGGTCCTGCTAAGACTTCAGGCGCTCCGTTACCATTCGGATTTGTTGGCAgtttgaagaatttcaaaatccCCAAGGTTTCCactttcataattttcaattcttttcttgCTACGTTCTAACTCCTATTTCTTCGAtaaatggttctttttttagcGAGAAGAAGTTAAAGAGAGCCCAAAGGAGAAGGATACAACCACTGCTGCGCCTATTCAACAGGTCCAGCCCACACCTGCCCCTTTATCAAGTATGTGTTCGCATATGTTGTAACAAATCTGCATGTATCTTCAGTATAATTGTTAGAAAGAATAACTTGATAGTGCCGCTAAAGTTGTGGTATATAATACCGGTAGCTGTATACCAGTTATCACAGCTCCTACTCCGAATCCGCCCCCACTTCCTCCGAAACCATCGCTGCCAAGGAAAAGTTCCGTCCCGATCCCACCGCCACCAATGATTCCATTACCACGTCAACCGTTGCTGAGTACGCCACCGACTGGACCATCATCCGGGCCACCAATGGGTGTTGGACCACCACGGAAGCCACCACCAATTCCTGACCATAGGGATAGGAGGTGAGAAAAGGTCCTTTTACTTCTTAAAAGAATCATCTAAGCGTTTTTCTGatatttggaaacatttttttcttgattcatGTGTATGAGTATTTGAATGGCGCTTTTGTTCCACATACCACAATATGGTATGGACATTACAGAGCAACATTACGGAGCAGATTCCGTAATGTTTTTTTGGGGATAATACTTTCATTTGAAGCTGAGACTTACTTCGAGTAAAAGTAGGTAGATCTATTAATGTTCATCCAGAATTGGCAGACACTTTAGCGGAAAAGTGGGGCTGGTTGATTACCTGATTTCGATCTATGCTTTCATTCATTTGGAAACCAATGAAGTTTGTTATTTAACTATTGCGACTGCTTGTCGAACGCCTAGCCTCGGGATGACGTTCTTCATCCTGATAACCCTGGTTGTGCCGACTGTAGACTGGAAGTGGAATTCGGGAAGCGATCAATGTTTTCGATTTTCCGTCGCGCTTAATGGAAAAGCGATAAGTCGGCCTTGCTCCGCTTTTCATGTAGCTGGCTCGTAACTACTAACTACGCTACTTTTAAATAACATTCCTTCTATCTCATGTGCTTGTTTATTTGGAACAGACTGATTTGCGCTTCCAGTTCGTCTGCTTCAAAGtgcttttaaaaatacttgtttattttttcacattcttaTATTTGTAACATATAATTTCAGACATGTTAATACCACATAACTTCAGGCCTTCAATGATTGGAGCGCCACCATTTCGTGGAATTACATCTTCAATACCATTACCAAAAGGCCCTCCACCCCCTCAGGCTACACTATCATCTGGAGGAGGAACATGGATTCGACCACCATCACATATTCCTACTCAAAGTATAAGGTACCGTCCTAAAGGGTGTTCACAATTTTTGTGCTCAGTATACGAAGTCGAATTGAACTGTTTAACGGGTTCCACATATTAGAACGGCAAATTCTCAACGTAACTGTATATATCGGGATTTTGTTCAGTATGGGAAAAcgctttcaacttttttttttcgttctactTCCCTTTGTCAGATCTCCTTCACCGGATCCGAATGCGATGCAAATTGATGACGATCTCAATAGTCCAGAAGATTCATTACGTATAGCAGACGATTAAGTTCTCACTAAGCTGTGCTAAAACCACATGTTGTGCACACAAATTCAACGGGTAATTGACGTgaagtatttatttaatacacattttgtttctgttttatatGTGTTTTGTTGTAGGTGCTGGTTATTCACTTGTGATATTATGACACTGATGTACAAAATTCTAGCATATTTCCCTCAGCCAAAATTGTGGTATAAATATGAGACCTTTCTTCCTGGTGTTGGCGTTTCATGACTAATCTTGATAGTTTCAAAATTTGCtctactttaaaaaacttaACTCGATTACACCACGTACATATTTTTGGAATGTCAAACCATGTGTTTTCAGGAGGATTTCTAGCATTTTCAATAACCACTTTGAACAACTGGTTGGATTTCCgatgatttattttcttgattcAAACATTTCTCAACACTTTTCTTACTCAATACAAATATTGCTTCTATTCAAGTATTTGTGTGAAGACCAGAGTCTCGCTAGTGTCCTGCTTTCAGCACAGTTCTAGTAACTCAGTTCTGAACTTACGTACAACCGAATGAAAGAACGTCATATACAGTCGGATCAACAAACATAAAGCTTGGTTCAATTGCATAAGTGGTCGAAGGGTAGAGTTAGCGGTTGGTATAGAGGTGGGATTATCGCGAATTGTAGTGaatgaatggtgctagcaaatgCCCCtagatcctaaccgctgcactCAACAGCATCGCTtcaagtgcagccgcttacgcagctttATGCACCGAGCTTTATGttattttgacccgactgtacatGTCTAAAAACAACTCACTTCACGTGTTTTACCTTttcacacttctttttttgtgccaATCTCGTTGGCTTCAAGTGAGTCTAttcattccaaaaaatctaaatGTAGAAGAAGTTGTTCTCCAAAGCAC
The Necator americanus strain Aroian chromosome I, whole genome shotgun sequence genome window above contains:
- a CDS encoding hypothetical protein (NECATOR_CHRI.G717.T2), encoding MVLAGDLEDGFDLDKIDAEIKIEKIRQTASKLSWDGFQQALRRNLMEKRFVFDTEGRIDLLQAISTIRRNLPVDKNAELSVKLKQLSDSLECSLTSQLGVTIMKNVDVSLEFSHDGDEVTSCKIGYFGKQPVVCDEAVELIRAGEFGKLRSKIFAVLATIPSNMTVAERSFCVNALDLFEGFLLSSSRGNFSFEAISTLLHGLLLPRTPLRPARIYYTVEPSYIVTTRRRQLELSDLDNLDYMELSVVSIDKEIQMPAGDVRNPWSSLSICKASLQLHFSTPMLFSYGMWRRLERHLARPAAVKENVNLYRYMSGFKFEEPELVMRTCLPEPHLQHWYTVNTTSLLDEKDCVISDICIGNGADLAEVVSIVRAQAIHNSLWESLLAMSTGKWKKGLAHVDIRIVPSPARFELSLCAESKMYLIRIELTREFEWIGTVEDSDGEKVNVELDSLLTTRINTTRSIPVALVRVFKELGCQGVGGDAENSSNTVEVDNETNIVSNMDKVGTAWLPMLNSRKQQKQRRPSSPEFTYEVHSVPMATRGGLLASYKEITCESGTRLAAIARAEARTQRVQSDTALAISDLEAICQLADFEDDDSKTSTPSLTARPSTSPAPRPPGCIGGSSVLGPGSGVPQLSPLETARLNMKHTVSAAAAVGLASASTDVFEFADDRSVGSSSAYPSPSPQYTPFAYGAVGSPLSGQSIRGAPTKRRPRARKSANMGDRVGEMSSPTVKDPTITGLGTRKPRGKTGVRRPRGSRRGALAMTHAELEMQQRMIPPLQRSYSDFEPMTSTGLVGTPSSPYVDTESDDECDPPPPPKTLTMFPSPAAGQLTAASSAVNSPSHSMSPLYTSASTPSTTAVHPPPSPLAAASPSVSQPAPLPSPRANQQRKSLDVVVGKLKTPSAPQSTPPAKRSVFSDLYDDGTESPPPAEERISAASAVPSTTFPNTTINASPIPPLTVTAPAGTSSPRVSEPLRDPSASNDSSQNTTPTVKIEGASKLILKIPKVPSRSSPSVETQKTKSVPMQAMPKLEKQEKKRDKEKKEGHKERNKEKTDEARRQKRKAEGKEKDREHKRHKTAVSSSQFDSSGGPAKTSGAPLPFGFVGSLKNFKIPKREEVKESPKEKDTTTAAPIQQVQPTPAPLSTPTPNPPPLPPKPSLPRKSSVPIPPPPMIPLPRQPLLSTPPTGPSSGPPMGVGPPRKPPPIPDHRDRRPSMIGAPPFRGITSSIPLPKGPPPPQATLSSGGGTWIRPPSHIPTQSIRSPSPDPNAMQIDDDLNSPEDSLRIADD
- a CDS encoding hypothetical protein (NECATOR_CHRI.G717.T1), with the protein product MVHRINRQTKKDGQDIASGGKWIKLKSIILPDQVMVLAGDLEDGFDLDKIDAEIKIEKIRQTASKLSWDGFQQALRRNLMEKRFVFDTEGRIDLLQAISTIRRNLPVDKNAELSVKLKQLSDSLECSLTSQLGVTIMKNVDVSLEFSHDGDEVTSCKIGYFGKQPVVCDEAVELIRAGEFGKLRSKIFAVLATIPSNMTVAERSFCVNALDLFEGFLLSSSRGNFSFEAISTLLHGLLLPRTPLRPARIYYTVEPSYIVTTRRRQLELSDLDNLDYMELSVVSIDKEIQMPAGDVRNPWSSLSICKASLQLHFSTPMLFSYGMWRRLERHLARPAAVKENVNLYRYMSGFKFEEPELVMRTCLPEPHLQHWYTVNTTSLLDEKDCVISDICIGNGADLAEVVSIVRAQAIHNSLWESLLAMSTGKWKKGLAHVDIRIVPSPARFELSLCAESKMYLIRIELTREFEWIGTVEDSDGEKVNVELDSLLTTRINTTRSIPVALVRVFKELGCQGVGGDAENSSNTVEVDNETNIVSNMDKVGTAWLPMLNSRKQQKQRRPSSPEFTYEVHSVPMATRGGLLASYKEITCESGTRLAAIARAEARTQRVQSDTALAISDLEAICQLADFEDDDSKTSTPSLTARPSTSPAPRPPGCIGGSSVLGPGSGVPQLSPLETARLNMKHTVSAAAAVGLASASTDVFEFADDRSVGSSSAYPSPSPQYTPFAYGAVGSPLSGQSIRGAPTKRRPRARKSANMGDRVGEMSSPTVKDPTITGLGTRKPRGKTGVRRPRGSRRGALAMTHAELEMQQRMIPPLQRSYSDFEPMTSTGLVGTPSSPYVDTESDDECDPPPPPKTLTMFPSPAAGQLTAASSAVNSPSHSMSPLYTSASTPSTTAVHPPPSPLAAASPSVSQPAPLPSPRANQQRKSLDVVVGKLKTPSAPQSTPPAKRSVFSDLYDDGTESPPPAEERISAASAVPSTTFPNTTINASPIPPLTVTAPAGTSSPRVSEPLRDPSASNDSSQNTTPTVKIEGASKLILKIPKVPSRSSPSVETQKTKSVPMQAMPKLEKQEKKRDKEKKEGHKERNKEKTDEARRQKRKAEGKEKDREHKRHKTAVSSSQFDSSGGPAKTSGAPLPFGFVGSLKNFKIPKREEVKESPKEKDTTTAAPIQQVQPTPAPLSTPTPNPPPLPPKPSLPRKSSVPIPPPPMIPLPRQPLLSTPPTGPSSGPPMGVGPPRKPPPIPDHRDRRPSMIGAPPFRGITSSIPLPKGPPPPQATLSSGGGTWIRPPSHIPTQSIRSPSPDPNAMQIDDDLNSPEDSLRIADD